One genomic segment of Chromatiaceae bacterium includes these proteins:
- a CDS encoding cytochrome C, translating to MKTAALTLTLSALLSAGALSAQPGRSDDTGVVEHGRYLAQVSGCNDCHTPGYMQTEGQVPAEQWLTGSAVGFQGPWGTSYPANLRLYMDSISEAQWLVRARQPMRAPMPWFNLRAMSDGDLVALYRYVRSLGPAGEPAPIALEPGRTPTTPYIDFVPKNLPQAALHASR from the coding sequence ATGAAAACCGCTGCACTCACGCTCACCCTTTCCGCCCTGTTGTCGGCCGGCGCGCTGTCGGCCCAGCCCGGGCGCAGCGACGACACCGGCGTCGTCGAGCACGGCCGCTACCTGGCCCAGGTCAGTGGTTGCAACGACTGCCATACGCCGGGATACATGCAGACCGAGGGGCAGGTGCCCGCAGAGCAGTGGCTGACCGGCAGCGCCGTCGGTTTCCAGGGCCCCTGGGGCACCAGTTACCCGGCGAACCTGCGCCTGTACATGGACAGCATCAGCGAGGCGCAATGGCTGGTGCGCGCACGCCAGCCGATGCGCGCGCCGATGCCCTGGTTCAACCTGCGGGCGATGTCCGACGGCGACCTGGTCGCGCTGTACCGTTACGTGCGCTCACTCGGCCCCGCCGGCGAACCGGCGCCGATCGCGCTGGAGCCGGGCCGGACGCCGACAACGCCCTACATCGACTTCGTGCCCAAAAACCTGCCCCAGGCCGCGCTGCACGCGAGCCGGTAA
- a CDS encoding PhzF family phenazine biosynthesis protein: protein MTNRFYMVDVFAEHAYAGNQLAVVVCDTPLADDTLQLIAADMNFSETTFVEPDAEADGGYRVRIFTPAREIDFAGHPILGTAWVIRRYLADTLAAQIQLNLAKARIGVRFETDADGEEIVWFRAPPMTLGKTAPADAVAAALGLSPDDIDTTTPVQVVSAGTAAVMVPLRSQAALRRSRLHLDRYATLAADGFPPLLYQYTRETNSPANDLCVRFFFEAHGVREDPATGNGAAFLGAYLLAHAVPPGDMLTLRIEQGHALRRPSLIRLRAQRRDDEQDVQVGGRVVPIVQGALL from the coding sequence ATGACAAACCGCTTCTACATGGTCGACGTGTTCGCGGAACACGCCTATGCCGGCAACCAGCTGGCGGTCGTGGTCTGCGACACGCCGTTGGCCGACGACACCTTGCAGCTGATCGCCGCGGACATGAACTTCTCCGAGACGACCTTCGTCGAACCGGATGCCGAGGCCGATGGCGGCTACCGGGTGCGCATCTTCACCCCGGCGCGCGAGATCGACTTCGCCGGTCATCCGATCCTCGGCACCGCCTGGGTGATCCGCCGTTACCTCGCCGACACCCTGGCCGCGCAGATTCAGCTTAATCTCGCCAAGGCGCGCATCGGCGTGCGCTTCGAGACCGACGCCGATGGCGAGGAGATTGTCTGGTTCCGCGCCCCGCCGATGACACTCGGGAAAACGGCGCCGGCGGACGCGGTCGCCGCGGCGCTCGGGCTGTCGCCGGACGACATCGACACGACGACGCCGGTGCAGGTCGTATCGGCAGGGACCGCGGCGGTGATGGTGCCGCTGCGCAGCCAGGCGGCGCTGCGCCGCAGCCGGCTCCACCTGGATCGCTACGCGACACTGGCGGCAGACGGCTTCCCGCCGCTGCTGTACCAATACACACGCGAGACGAACTCACCGGCGAACGACCTGTGCGTGCGCTTCTTCTTCGAGGCACACGGGGTGCGCGAGGACCCGGCGACCGGCAACGGCGCGGCCTTCCTCGGCGCCTACCTGCTGGCGCACGCGGTGCCGCCGGGCGACATGCTGACGCTGCGCATCGAGCAGGGCCATGCCTTGCGCCGGCCATCGCTGATCCGGCTGCGCGCGCAGCGACGCGACGATGAACAGGACGTGCAGGTCGGCGGCCGCGTGGTGCCGATCGTGCAGGGTGCGTTGCTGTAA
- a CDS encoding TonB family protein, producing the protein MSTPLRIGFLLSGVLHAAIVLALNLPDQAPSSMVEGETRLALNLAMFSAPPPAVVEEAVVETAAEPEVDSIVDPVVEPPVPPTPEPVEPALVSEPPPPPAEPEPVVRQAPEPRPRPVTRKAVRPPVEHRPAEVVHESIETAPAHSAQAVATDVPRAPIVDPAPPTPDPGAEALQQAYLAALAAQIDRSKFYPRQSRRRQEQGTVVVSFVVERDGRLTDLLVLDSSGFERLDDAAIKTLQKASPVRPIPQTLGRERWSISVPIAFQLSG; encoded by the coding sequence ATGAGCACGCCGCTGCGCATCGGTTTCCTGCTGTCGGGCGTGCTGCACGCCGCGATCGTGCTGGCGTTGAACCTGCCGGATCAGGCGCCCTCGTCGATGGTCGAGGGCGAGACCCGGCTCGCGTTGAATCTCGCGATGTTCAGCGCACCGCCGCCGGCCGTCGTCGAAGAGGCCGTGGTCGAGACCGCGGCCGAGCCTGAAGTCGATTCCATCGTCGACCCGGTCGTCGAACCGCCGGTGCCGCCGACACCCGAGCCGGTCGAACCGGCGCTGGTCAGCGAGCCGCCTCCGCCGCCGGCCGAGCCTGAGCCCGTGGTGCGGCAAGCACCTGAGCCGCGCCCGCGTCCGGTGACCCGCAAGGCCGTCAGGCCGCCGGTCGAGCACAGGCCCGCCGAGGTGGTGCATGAATCCATCGAGACAGCCCCGGCGCACAGCGCCCAGGCGGTCGCCACCGATGTCCCCCGTGCGCCGATCGTCGACCCGGCGCCGCCGACGCCCGATCCCGGTGCCGAGGCACTGCAGCAGGCCTACCTCGCGGCGCTCGCGGCGCAGATCGATCGCAGCAAGTTCTACCCGCGCCAGTCGCGCCGACGCCAGGAGCAGGGCACCGTGGTGGTCAGCTTCGTGGTCGAGAGAGACGGGCGCCTGACCGATCTGCTGGTACTCGATTCGTCGGGGTTCGAGCGGCTCGACGACGCGGCGATCAAGACGCTGCAGAAGGCGTCACCGGTGCGTCCGATCCCGCAGACCCTGGGCCGGGAGCGCTGGAGCATATCGGTGCCGATCGCGTTTCAGCTCAGCGGTTAG
- a CDS encoding biopolymer transporter ExbD — MRPISTMNVIPFIDVMLVLLAVVLTTATFVAQGKIPVALPDAASADQLPVTQPVEITVSDDGAVFFADEAVDDAALAQRIAQLDTHTTLLLRVDAGAAFRHFVRVIDLLKARGLNDVSIVTRQSGGG, encoded by the coding sequence ATGAGACCGATCTCGACCATGAACGTGATCCCGTTCATCGACGTGATGCTGGTGCTGCTCGCGGTCGTGCTGACCACCGCGACCTTCGTCGCGCAGGGCAAGATCCCGGTCGCGCTGCCGGATGCCGCATCGGCCGATCAACTGCCGGTCACACAACCGGTCGAGATCACCGTGTCCGACGACGGCGCGGTGTTCTTCGCCGACGAGGCGGTCGACGACGCCGCGCTGGCGCAGCGCATCGCGCAACTCGATACCCACACCACCTTGCTGCTGCGCGTCGATGCCGGCGCGGCGTTTCGGCACTTCGTGCGCGTGATCGATCTGCTCAAGGCGCGCGGCCTGAACGACGTGTCGATCGTGACCCGCCAGTCGGGGGGCGGATGA
- the exbB gene encoding TonB-system energizer ExbB: MTLLRDYLDVAVFGVLGLMSFLMFAYAIERLLFYARVEVDDFADRPNLDVALTRHLTLIASIASNAPYIGLLGTVLGILITFHDLAQGDNLSAAAVMLGLALALKATAAGLLVAIPATLIYNGLVRRVDVLTARWAGLRGRA, translated from the coding sequence ATCACGCTGCTGCGCGACTATCTCGACGTGGCGGTGTTCGGCGTGCTCGGCCTGATGAGTTTCCTGATGTTCGCGTACGCCATCGAGCGCCTGCTGTTCTATGCCAGGGTCGAGGTCGATGACTTCGCCGACCGGCCCAATCTCGACGTGGCGCTGACGCGTCACCTCACGCTGATCGCATCGATCGCGAGCAACGCGCCATACATCGGCCTGCTGGGGACCGTGCTCGGGATCTTGATCACCTTCCACGATCTCGCGCAGGGCGACAACCTGTCGGCCGCGGCGGTGATGCTGGGCCTGGCGCTGGCGCTGAAGGCGACCGCGGCGGGCCTGCTGGTCGCGATCCCGGCCACGCTGATCTACAACGGCCTGGTGCGGCGCGTCGATGTACTGACCGCGCGCTGGGCCGGACTCCGGGGGCGTGCATGA
- a CDS encoding TonB-dependent receptor — MLVPPVIAQDTVLAPVTVEAEMQQDVPLNASPVDNATVQRLRPATNDTATLLRDVPGVSMNAAGGASSLPSIHGLADDRLRIKLDGMDLISTCPNHMNPPLSYVDPSNVGALQVFAGIAPVSVGGDSIGGTIVAETLAPVFAAPGEAPLTEGELGAFYRSNNDAHGANASATFATEAFSIQYNGAWSKADNYTAGDDFKTSKSTGRVGHSLPLDEVGSTAYEIQSHTIGLAAKTAADLFELELGFQKVPEQLYPNQRMDMLDNEQKRANLSWQRGFDWGDLETRLYHERVEHFMDFGPDKRFWYGGLSQPPAAPEVGTPCSPIGFMTCAEGMPMYAESTTTGATVKADIDLSDADVLRVGGEYQRYRLDDYWPASGGGMWPDTFLNINDGKRDRAALFTEWETRWNAQWLSLLGVRYERVTSDAGDVHGYSSADNAPGNQVADAAAFNALDHERTDDNVDLTALARYTHDENLDMEFGVARKVRSPNLYERYTWSTWGMPAEMNNTVGDGNGYVGNIDLEPEKAYTASVTLDWHASDRRWGMQLTPYYTRVDDYIDAVALNPAMWQPDQFNILRYENQSARLYGIDLSGHMALGRNAWGAWGFEAVVSYTDGENRDTDDELYNIMPLNGRFTLTHQYNGWDNAVEWVLVDSKDDGSDVRNEIQTAGYGLVNLRASHAWKNVRLDLGVENLFDKFYYLPTGGAYTGQGSTMSLNGIEWGVAVPGMGRSVYAGVTVTF; from the coding sequence ATGCTGGTGCCGCCGGTCATCGCACAGGACACCGTGCTGGCCCCGGTCACGGTCGAGGCCGAGATGCAGCAGGACGTCCCGCTGAACGCGTCGCCGGTCGACAATGCGACCGTGCAGCGCCTGCGTCCGGCGACCAACGACACCGCAACACTGTTGCGCGACGTACCGGGCGTCAGCATGAACGCCGCCGGCGGTGCCTCCAGCCTGCCGTCGATCCACGGCCTCGCCGACGACCGCCTGCGCATCAAGCTCGACGGCATGGACCTGATCTCGACCTGCCCGAACCACATGAACCCGCCGCTGTCGTACGTCGACCCGAGCAACGTCGGTGCGCTGCAGGTGTTCGCCGGGATCGCCCCGGTCAGCGTCGGCGGCGACAGCATCGGCGGCACCATCGTCGCCGAGACGCTCGCGCCGGTGTTCGCCGCGCCGGGCGAGGCACCGCTCACCGAAGGCGAACTCGGTGCCTTCTACCGCAGCAACAACGATGCACACGGTGCGAATGCCTCGGCAACCTTCGCCACCGAGGCGTTCAGCATCCAGTACAACGGCGCCTGGAGTAAGGCCGACAACTACACCGCGGGCGACGACTTCAAGACCTCCAAGTCGACCGGGCGCGTCGGTCACAGCCTGCCGCTCGACGAGGTCGGCTCGACCGCGTACGAGATCCAGAGCCACACGATCGGCCTCGCGGCCAAGACCGCCGCGGACCTGTTCGAGCTCGAACTGGGTTTCCAGAAGGTCCCCGAGCAGCTGTACCCGAACCAGCGCATGGACATGCTCGACAACGAGCAGAAACGCGCGAATCTTTCCTGGCAGCGCGGCTTCGACTGGGGTGACCTCGAGACGCGGCTCTACCACGAGCGCGTCGAACACTTCATGGACTTCGGTCCGGACAAGCGCTTCTGGTACGGCGGCTTGTCGCAGCCGCCGGCGGCACCCGAGGTCGGCACGCCGTGTTCGCCGATCGGTTTCATGACCTGCGCCGAGGGCATGCCGATGTACGCCGAGAGCACGACGACCGGCGCGACGGTCAAGGCGGACATCGACCTGTCCGACGCCGACGTGCTGCGGGTCGGCGGCGAATACCAGCGCTACCGGCTCGACGACTACTGGCCGGCGTCCGGTGGCGGCATGTGGCCCGACACCTTCCTGAACATCAACGACGGCAAGCGTGACCGTGCGGCGCTGTTCACCGAGTGGGAGACCCGGTGGAACGCACAGTGGCTGTCGCTGCTCGGCGTCCGCTACGAGCGCGTCACGTCCGATGCGGGCGACGTGCATGGCTACAGCAGCGCGGACAACGCGCCCGGTAACCAGGTCGCCGATGCCGCGGCGTTCAACGCCCTAGATCACGAACGCACCGACGACAACGTCGACCTCACGGCCCTGGCGCGCTACACGCACGACGAGAACCTCGACATGGAGTTCGGCGTCGCGCGCAAGGTGCGTTCACCGAACCTCTACGAGCGTTACACCTGGTCGACCTGGGGCATGCCGGCGGAGATGAACAACACGGTCGGCGACGGTAACGGTTATGTCGGGAACATCGACCTGGAGCCGGAGAAGGCCTATACCGCGTCGGTCACGCTCGACTGGCATGCGAGCGACAGGCGCTGGGGCATGCAGCTGACGCCGTACTACACGCGGGTCGACGACTATATCGACGCGGTCGCGTTGAACCCGGCGATGTGGCAGCCGGACCAGTTCAATATCCTGCGTTACGAGAACCAGTCGGCGCGCCTGTACGGTATCGACCTGTCCGGCCATATGGCGCTCGGTCGCAATGCCTGGGGGGCATGGGGCTTCGAGGCGGTGGTCAGTTACACCGACGGCGAGAACCGCGACACCGACGACGAGCTCTACAACATCATGCCGCTCAACGGCCGCTTCACGTTGACCCATCAGTACAACGGTTGGGACAACGCGGTCGAGTGGGTGCTGGTCGATTCGAAGGATGACGGGTCGGACGTGCGCAACGAGATCCAGACCGCCGGTTACGGCCTGGTCAACCTGCGCGCGAGCCATGCATGGAAGAACGTGCGCCTGGATCTCGGTGTGGAGAACCTGTTCGACAAGTTCTACTATCTGCCGACCGGCGGCGCCTATACCGGGCAGGGCTCGACGATGTCGCTCAACGGCATCGAGTGGGGCGTGGCGGTCCCGGGCATGGGACGTTCCGTGTATGCCGGGGTGACCGTGACCTTCTGA
- a CDS encoding O-succinylhomoserine sulfhydrylase, whose protein sequence is MNDDTPDWAAATLAIRTGHRRTAEGEHSEPIFATSSYVFGSAAEAAARFSGDSPGNIYSRFTNPTVRAFEERLAALEGGEACVATASGMSAILTTCMGLLQHGDHIVSSRSIFGSTTILFNKYLARFGIATDYATLSDPDDWQRKIRPNTRMLFVETPSNPLTELGDIRALADLAHANGCVLVVDNCFCTPALQRPLELGADIVVHSATKYLDGQGRAVGGAVVGDRKRVGEDIYGVLRTAGPAMSPFAAWIFLKGLETLALRMQAHSANATLLAQWLTDQPGVDAVYFPGLASHPQHALAQRQQTAAGGIVAFDVAGGREAAWRLIDSTRMLSITANLGDVKSTITHPATTTHGRLDAAERAAAGIGDGLVRVAVGLEAFEDIRDDLARGLAFR, encoded by the coding sequence ATGAACGATGACACACCCGACTGGGCGGCGGCGACGCTCGCGATCCGGACCGGACACCGGCGCACCGCCGAAGGCGAGCACAGCGAGCCGATATTCGCGACCTCGAGCTACGTGTTCGGCAGCGCGGCCGAGGCCGCCGCGCGATTCTCCGGTGACAGCCCGGGCAACATCTATTCGCGTTTCACCAACCCGACGGTGCGCGCCTTCGAGGAGCGCCTCGCCGCGCTCGAGGGTGGCGAGGCGTGTGTCGCGACGGCATCCGGCATGTCGGCCATCCTGACCACCTGCATGGGGCTGCTGCAGCACGGCGACCATATCGTCAGTTCGCGCAGCATCTTCGGCAGCACCACGATCCTGTTCAACAAGTACCTCGCGCGTTTCGGCATCGCGACCGACTACGCGACCCTGAGTGACCCGGACGACTGGCAGCGCAAGATCAGGCCGAACACCCGGATGCTGTTCGTCGAGACGCCGTCGAACCCGCTGACCGAGCTGGGCGATATCCGCGCGCTGGCGGACCTGGCCCACGCCAACGGCTGCGTGCTGGTGGTCGACAACTGTTTCTGTACCCCGGCACTGCAGCGCCCGCTGGAACTGGGTGCGGACATCGTCGTGCACTCCGCGACCAAGTACCTCGACGGCCAGGGCAGGGCGGTCGGCGGCGCCGTGGTCGGCGACCGCAAGCGGGTCGGCGAGGACATCTACGGCGTGTTGCGCACCGCGGGTCCGGCGATGAGCCCGTTCGCCGCATGGATCTTCCTCAAGGGACTGGAGACGCTCGCGCTGCGGATGCAGGCGCATTCGGCGAACGCGACGCTGCTCGCGCAATGGCTGACCGACCAGCCGGGTGTCGACGCGGTGTACTTCCCGGGACTCGCCTCACACCCGCAGCATGCGCTCGCCCAGCGGCAGCAGACCGCCGCCGGCGGGATCGTCGCGTTCGACGTCGCCGGAGGCCGCGAGGCCGCGTGGCGGCTGATCGACAGCACCCGGATGCTGTCGATCACCGCGAATCTCGGCGACGTGAAATCGACCATCACCCACCCGGCGACGACCACCCACGGCCGGCTCGACGCGGCGGAGCGGGCCGCTGCCGGGATCGGCGACGGTCTTGTCCGGGTCGCGGTCGGCCTGGAGGCGTTCGAGGACATCCGCGACGATCTCGCGCGCGGACTGGCATTCCGATAA
- the purF gene encoding amidophosphoribosyltransferase — MCGVVGIVGTSPVNQSLYDALQVLQHRGQDAAGIMTCDNGRLHLRKDNGLARDVFDNQQMINLRGIMGIAHVRYPTAGCSSSAEAQPFYVNSPYGICLAHNGNLTNADDLKRDLFREDRRHINTDSDSEILLNVFAHELGAETTNLAFDENDVFRAVAGVHRRCRGGYAAVAMIPNYGVVAFRDPNGIRPLVFGVRDSALGPEMMVASESVALDTLDFERVRDVDPGEAVILTLDGKLHTRQCAENPQRSPCIFEFVYFARPDSIIDDIFVHKARLRMGKKLARKIDRVLGRSNIDVVIPIPDTSRTSAMSLAHELEVRFTEGFIKNRYIGRTFIMPGQTARKKSVRQKLNPIDVEFKGKNVLLVDDSIVRGTTSRQIVQMARDAGARRVYFASAAPPVRYPNVYGIDMPAASELIAHGRTDQEVCDWIGADGLIYQDLEDLIDAVGKKGKTQVQRFDASVFNGEYVTGDITPDYLQRLEADRNDDAKAMRDDKGAAAVIGLHNDR; from the coding sequence ATGTGCGGAGTCGTTGGCATCGTCGGAACATCGCCGGTCAACCAGTCACTGTATGACGCGCTCCAGGTGCTGCAGCACCGTGGTCAGGATGCCGCGGGCATCATGACCTGCGACAACGGGCGGCTGCATCTGCGCAAGGACAACGGCCTGGCGCGCGACGTGTTCGACAACCAGCAGATGATCAATCTGCGCGGCATCATGGGGATAGCGCACGTCCGCTATCCGACCGCCGGTTGCTCGTCGTCGGCGGAGGCGCAGCCGTTCTACGTGAACTCGCCGTACGGCATCTGCCTCGCGCACAACGGCAACCTGACGAACGCCGACGATCTGAAGCGCGACCTGTTTCGCGAAGACCGCCGGCACATCAATACCGACTCGGACTCCGAGATCCTGCTCAACGTGTTCGCCCACGAACTCGGTGCCGAGACGACCAATCTCGCGTTCGACGAGAACGACGTGTTCCGCGCGGTGGCCGGGGTGCACCGGCGCTGCCGCGGCGGCTATGCGGCGGTCGCGATGATCCCGAACTACGGCGTGGTCGCGTTCCGCGACCCGAACGGTATCCGTCCGCTGGTGTTCGGCGTGCGCGACAGCGCGCTGGGTCCGGAGATGATGGTCGCGTCGGAGAGCGTTGCGCTGGATACCCTGGACTTCGAACGGGTGCGGGACGTCGACCCGGGCGAGGCGGTGATCCTGACGCTCGACGGCAAACTGCACACGCGGCAGTGTGCCGAGAACCCGCAGCGCAGCCCGTGCATCTTCGAGTTCGTGTATTTCGCGCGGCCGGACTCGATCATCGACGACATCTTCGTGCACAAGGCCCGCCTGCGGATGGGCAAGAAGCTGGCGCGTAAGATCGACCGCGTGCTCGGACGCTCCAACATCGACGTGGTGATCCCGATCCCCGACACCAGTCGCACCTCGGCGATGAGCCTGGCGCACGAACTGGAGGTCCGCTTCACCGAGGGTTTCATCAAGAACCGTTACATCGGCCGCACCTTCATCATGCCCGGGCAGACCGCGCGCAAGAAATCCGTGCGCCAGAAGCTGAACCCGATCGACGTGGAGTTCAAGGGCAAGAACGTGTTGTTGGTCGACGATTCGATCGTGCGCGGCACCACGTCGCGGCAGATCGTGCAGATGGCGCGCGATGCCGGTGCGCGCCGGGTGTATTTCGCCTCCGCGGCACCGCCGGTGCGCTACCCGAATGTCTATGGCATCGATATGCCGGCGGCCTCCGAACTGATCGCGCACGGGCGCACCGATCAGGAGGTGTGCGACTGGATCGGCGCCGACGGCCTGATCTACCAGGACCTTGAAGACCTCATCGACGCGGTCGGCAAAAAGGGCAAGACCCAGGTACAGCGCTTCGATGCATCGGTGTTCAACGGCGAGTACGTGACCGGCGACATCACCCCGGACTACCTGCAGCGCCTCGAGGCGGATCGCAACGACGACGCCAAGGCGATGCGCGACGACAAGGGCGCGGCCGCGGTGATCGGCCTGCACAACGACCGCTGA
- a CDS encoding CvpA family protein, translated as MVWLDFLILGIILVSTLISLVRGFVREAFSLAVWVLAFWVSWSFFRDLEVPLRQWIGSPTARLGIAFGALMIATLIVGGLVNYLIIQLVERTGMSGTDRFIGMIFGAARGVLVVAILVLLAGLTPLPQEGWWLQSSLVGYFEELAFWMRELLPPELADRFRYTV; from the coding sequence GTGGTCTGGCTGGATTTCCTGATCCTCGGCATCATCCTGGTGTCGACGTTGATCAGCCTGGTGCGTGGGTTCGTGCGCGAGGCGTTTTCGCTGGCGGTCTGGGTGCTCGCGTTCTGGGTCAGCTGGAGTTTCTTCCGTGACCTGGAGGTGCCGTTGCGTCAATGGATCGGTTCGCCGACCGCGCGCCTGGGGATCGCGTTCGGGGCGCTGATGATCGCGACGCTGATCGTGGGCGGGCTGGTCAACTACCTGATCATCCAGCTGGTCGAACGTACCGGGATGTCGGGTACCGACCGTTTCATCGGGATGATCTTCGGCGCCGCACGCGGCGTCCTGGTGGTCGCGATACTGGTGCTGCTCGCGGGGCTGACGCCGCTGCCGCAAGAGGGATGGTGGCTCCAATCGAGCCTGGTGGGCTATTTCGAGGAACTCGCGTTCTGGATGCGCGAGCTGTTGCCACCGGAACTGGCAGACCGTTTTCGTTACACCGTGTGA
- a CDS encoding SPOR domain-containing protein, whose product MDEGLKRRLIGAAVLASLAVIFVPMLFEEPPAQPPSLPPLPKPPPVQDFASEMLRDEVPAVAPLSPPPEPVVETQEPVVLETPALETPEAEPAEVAQPRTGLTAWVVQAASLSSKENADKLVARLRDAGLQTPDPDLVDIKGRRFYRVRVGPVVERSEAEAMLDRVSEIAGTKAQVQQYP is encoded by the coding sequence ATGGACGAAGGACTGAAAAGGCGATTGATCGGGGCCGCGGTACTGGCGTCACTCGCGGTGATCTTCGTGCCGATGCTGTTCGAGGAGCCGCCCGCGCAGCCGCCGTCGCTGCCACCGCTGCCGAAGCCGCCGCCGGTACAGGATTTCGCCTCGGAGATGCTGCGCGACGAGGTGCCGGCCGTGGCGCCCCTGTCACCGCCGCCCGAGCCGGTGGTCGAAACGCAGGAACCGGTCGTGCTCGAGACGCCCGCGCTCGAGACGCCCGAGGCCGAACCGGCCGAGGTCGCCCAGCCGCGCACCGGTCTGACCGCCTGGGTGGTGCAGGCGGCGAGTCTCTCCAGCAAGGAGAACGCCGACAAGCTGGTCGCGCGCCTGCGCGATGCCGGACTGCAGACACCGGATCCCGATCTGGTCGATATCAAGGGGCGCCGCTTCTACCGTGTGCGGGTCGGTCCGGTCGTCGAGCGCAGCGAGGCCGAGGCGATGCTCGACCGGGTGAGCGAGATAGCGGGTACCAAGGCACAGGTGCAGCAGTACCCCTGA
- the folC gene encoding bifunctional tetrahydrofolate synthase/dihydrofolate synthase, translating to MRFTTLADWLDWQTRLSPKHIDLGLERVRAVWERLAIDTLGAAVITVGGTNGKGSSVAFAEAILQAAGYRTGCYTSPHLVRYNERIRVDQVEADDRRICAAFERVDRARGEIPLTYFEFGTLAALCIFSEQPLDAVILEVGLGGRLDAVNLIDPDVALISSIGLDHQDWLGNDLESIAREKAGIMRSGRPVVFSGRAMPASIRSSAAAVGARLLVAGEDYHATRHADSWDLSGAGVERRSLPLPGLRGAVQFDNAAGVIVALAQLATRLPLDQRAVRAGLLTARLRGRFEVRPGRPTWVLDVAHNPQAAGVLDGMLADLHVPGRRIAVCGMLADKDAAGVAEVLAGRFDAWYLIDLDDRSRGLSAAALYDRMRPALPGVELHRGGEIGDTLATLSGQLAADDQVVVFGSFLTVGAAMHWMETARGSADG from the coding sequence ATGAGGTTCACGACGCTCGCCGACTGGCTGGACTGGCAGACGAGACTCAGTCCCAAGCACATCGATCTCGGCCTGGAACGCGTGCGTGCGGTCTGGGAACGGCTTGCGATCGACACGCTCGGGGCCGCGGTGATCACCGTCGGCGGCACCAATGGCAAGGGTTCGAGCGTCGCGTTCGCCGAGGCGATCCTGCAGGCCGCCGGGTACCGCACCGGTTGTTACACCTCGCCGCACCTCGTGCGCTACAACGAACGCATCCGGGTCGACCAGGTCGAGGCGGACGACCGGCGCATCTGCGCCGCGTTCGAGCGCGTCGACCGGGCGCGCGGCGAGATCCCACTGACCTACTTCGAGTTCGGCACCCTGGCGGCGCTGTGCATCTTCAGCGAGCAGCCGCTCGACGCGGTGATTCTCGAGGTCGGTCTCGGCGGACGCCTCGATGCGGTCAACCTGATCGATCCGGACGTCGCGCTGATCAGCAGCATCGGGCTGGATCACCAGGACTGGCTGGGCAACGACCTGGAATCCATCGCACGCGAGAAGGCCGGCATCATGCGCAGCGGTCGCCCGGTGGTGTTTTCCGGACGGGCGATGCCGGCGTCCATCCGCAGCAGCGCGGCGGCGGTCGGCGCGCGCCTGCTGGTCGCGGGCGAGGACTACCACGCGACCCGGCATGCGGACAGCTGGGACCTGAGCGGCGCCGGCGTCGAACGCCGATCGCTGCCGCTCCCGGGTCTGCGCGGAGCGGTGCAGTTCGACAATGCGGCCGGGGTCATCGTGGCGCTGGCGCAACTGGCGACGCGGCTGCCGCTGGATCAGCGTGCGGTGCGCGCCGGCCTGCTGACGGCCCGGCTGCGCGGCCGCTTCGAGGTCCGCCCCGGCCGTCCGACCTGGGTGCTGGACGTCGCCCACAACCCGCAGGCGGCCGGCGTGCTCGACGGCATGCTGGCGGATCTGCATGTGCCGGGCCGACGGATCGCGGTGTGCGGCATGCTCGCGGACAAGGATGCGGCGGGCGTCGCCGAGGTGCTGGCGGGTCGCTTCGATGCCTGGTACCTGATCGACCTCGACGATCGCTCGCGCGGCCTGTCGGCGGCGGCGCTGTACGACCGCATGCGCCCGGCACTGCCCGGCGTGGAGTTGCATCGGGGCGGGGAGATCGGCGACACGCTCGCCACGCTGTCCGGCCAGCTGGCCGCGGACGACCAGGTGGTGGTGTTCGGCTCCTTTCTCACGGTCGGCGCGGCGATGCACTGGATGGAGACGGCGCGCGGGTCTGCGGACGGGTAG